A stretch of the Acidobacteriota bacterium genome encodes the following:
- a CDS encoding TonB family protein has translation MPFDFVWAQSPIRLAVIDFVGDQDGEFSDLLREAAKISGNEFALLDNDLVRAASRGAGYTGSLNLTRDEASALGLSLGCDFYVLGKTLVVRRLAPGGGEQFYFEALAGLFFVETRTGKLILFSFESAKASIEGQAKERLRQILKQSWPKYTAAMIAAWKLQLVTIENPEPKAAPIEVLTDDLIAAGTEQPFFYQRIKPNYTEQADLANIAATVELEAVFRADGAVGDVEVVKWAGFGLDESAVATVKKLRFKSAERDGKKLTLQGLVRYNFRRPQSQAAQSESEKQQETERLKRSLHDIKKPLLQNQRPKP, from the coding sequence TTGCCTTTTGATTTTGTCTGGGCGCAATCGCCGATCCGCTTGGCGGTGATTGATTTTGTTGGCGATCAGGACGGGGAATTTTCCGACCTGCTGCGTGAAGCTGCGAAAATCTCCGGAAATGAATTTGCGCTGCTGGATAATGATCTTGTGCGGGCTGCATCCCGTGGCGCTGGATACACCGGCAGTTTGAACCTTACCCGCGATGAAGCGAGCGCTTTGGGCCTGAGTCTGGGCTGCGACTTTTATGTGCTGGGCAAAACGCTGGTTGTTCGCAGATTGGCCCCTGGCGGTGGCGAACAGTTTTACTTCGAGGCGCTGGCCGGGCTGTTTTTTGTCGAAACGCGCACAGGAAAATTAATTCTATTTTCTTTTGAAAGCGCCAAAGCGTCCATCGAAGGCCAAGCCAAAGAGCGACTCAGGCAAATTCTGAAACAATCCTGGCCAAAATACACCGCAGCAATGATCGCTGCGTGGAAGCTACAACTCGTCACAATTGAAAATCCGGAGCCGAAAGCAGCGCCAATTGAAGTTTTGACAGACGACCTGATTGCCGCGGGAACGGAACAACCATTTTTTTACCAGCGGATCAAACCCAATTACACCGAACAAGCTGATTTGGCCAATATCGCCGCGACTGTTGAGTTGGAGGCCGTCTTTCGTGCAGACGGAGCCGTTGGCGACGTGGAAGTGGTGAAGTGGGCCGGGTTCGGATTGGACGAATCGGCGGTGGCAACGGTCAAAAAATTACGCTTCAAATCCGCCGAAAGAGATGGAAAGAAGCTAACACTTCAAGGCCTGGTTAGGTATAATTTCCGCCGACCCCAATCGCAGGCTGCCCAATCCGAGTCGGAAAAA
- a CDS encoding M20 family metallopeptidase, producing the protein MSSLLNHFNAHQASILDSIRVLVERESTSREEIRLNEIASFVASQLSDLGGEIELTSQPGYGTHLRARFDFGHDRGEPQVLVIGHLDTVWPVGTLDRMPFCLTPESPDQKAHGPGIFDMKAGVAIVVHALNAIRRFDLQTKRPVTLLLTCDEEIGSKTSRPLVEEEAKRAAVALVLEPPVTGGIVKTGRKGIGVFGIRTIGRAAHAGLDPRKGVNANVELAHQVLRLAALNDYDRGVTVSVGVMNGGTATNVVPAEASAKVDVRFWTPEEGERIVNEIRGLKPVLEGAQLEITGGINRPPMPRSENNIALYEHARDLAAELGFDLKDAVVGGGSDGNFTAAMGVPTLDGLGVDGAGAHADHEHIIISDIPRRAALLTRLIQTA; encoded by the coding sequence ATGTCCAGCTTACTGAACCACTTCAACGCCCATCAAGCTTCGATTTTGGATTCGATTCGCGTCCTGGTCGAACGTGAAAGCACTTCCCGAGAAGAAATTCGGCTCAACGAAATCGCCTCCTTTGTCGCCAGTCAGTTGAGCGATTTGGGAGGAGAAATTGAACTTACTTCACAGCCCGGATACGGAACTCACTTGCGTGCCCGATTCGATTTTGGCCACGACAGGGGGGAACCACAGGTGTTGGTCATTGGCCACCTGGATACCGTTTGGCCTGTCGGGACTCTGGATCGAATGCCGTTTTGCCTGACTCCGGAAAGCCCGGATCAAAAAGCTCACGGGCCGGGCATTTTCGATATGAAAGCGGGGGTTGCAATTGTCGTACACGCTTTGAACGCAATTCGCCGTTTTGACTTGCAGACCAAACGACCTGTCACATTGCTGCTGACCTGCGATGAAGAAATTGGCAGTAAAACGTCGCGTCCGCTGGTGGAAGAAGAAGCCAAACGGGCGGCTGTGGCACTGGTTTTGGAACCACCCGTCACAGGCGGTATTGTCAAAACCGGACGCAAAGGCATTGGGGTGTTCGGAATCCGCACCATTGGCCGGGCGGCTCATGCCGGACTTGATCCGCGCAAAGGCGTCAATGCAAATGTCGAATTGGCTCATCAGGTGTTGCGCCTGGCCGCGCTGAATGATTATGACCGAGGCGTCACCGTCAGTGTGGGCGTGATGAATGGCGGCACAGCCACAAACGTCGTTCCAGCGGAAGCTTCGGCGAAAGTGGACGTGCGATTTTGGACGCCGGAAGAGGGCGAACGAATTGTTAATGAGATTCGCGGTTTGAAGCCGGTTTTAGAGGGCGCGCAGCTTGAGATCACGGGCGGCATCAATCGTCCACCGATGCCGCGTTCTGAAAACAACATTGCGCTGTATGAACACGCGCGTGACTTGGCCGCTGAGCTTGGGTTTGACCTGAAAGATGCCGTTGTCGGAGGAGGGTCGGACGGCAATTTCACTGCGGCGATGGGAGTTCCCACACTGGACGGGCTTGGGGTGGATGGTGCCGGCGCACACGCTGACCACGAACATATCATTATCAGCGACATCCCGCGCCGAGCGGCCCTGCTGACTCGACTGATTCAAACCGCATGA
- the rnc gene encoding ribonuclease III, translated as MSDQSTFEDRLSQLEEQIGYYFRDKVLLRRAMMHRSFANEQPEPRPPHNEALEFLGDAVLEFLISAWLLELYPNLSEGTLSKMRAYMVSAVNLKNLAANLELGNYLLLNRGEEKTGGRNKAALQVDAYEALIAAIYLDRGIDAAREFVHREFLETLEKIDPQNLTKTDYKTALQEKLQSLGLPTPHYAIVESLGPDHNRIFQIELRVNGHCLSMGEGTTIKSAHQAAAAIALDCLDDKLERIKEVAVVVQPSPTESIVTTVEPSSNGLDA; from the coding sequence GTGAGCGATCAAAGCACATTCGAGGACAGGCTAAGCCAGTTGGAAGAACAGATCGGATATTATTTCCGTGACAAGGTTCTGTTGCGCCGCGCGATGATGCACCGTTCCTTTGCCAATGAACAGCCTGAACCGCGCCCTCCGCACAACGAAGCCCTGGAGTTTTTGGGCGACGCAGTGTTGGAATTTCTGATCAGCGCCTGGTTATTAGAGCTTTACCCCAATCTTAGCGAAGGCACGCTCTCGAAAATGCGCGCTTATATGGTCAGCGCAGTCAATCTGAAAAATCTGGCCGCCAACCTGGAACTCGGAAATTACCTGCTGCTCAATCGAGGCGAGGAAAAAACCGGAGGTAGGAACAAAGCCGCGCTCCAGGTGGATGCTTATGAGGCCTTGATTGCGGCCATCTATCTGGACCGCGGAATTGATGCCGCCAGGGAATTCGTTCATCGGGAGTTTTTGGAAACTCTGGAAAAAATTGATCCGCAAAATTTGACCAAAACCGATTACAAGACGGCACTTCAGGAAAAACTGCAATCCTTGGGACTGCCGACGCCGCATTACGCCATCGTCGAAAGTTTGGGGCCGGATCACAACCGCATTTTTCAAATCGAGTTACGTGTCAACGGGCATTGTCTGTCCATGGGCGAAGGCACAACCATCAAAAGCGCGCATCAAGCCGCGGCGGCCATCGCACTGGATTGCCTGGACGACAAGCTGGAACGGATCAAGGAAGTCGCTGTTGTCGTTCAGCCTTCGCCGACTGAATCCATTGTGACCACAGTTGAACCAAGCTCAAACGGTTTGGATGCATGA